A genomic region of Patescibacteria group bacterium contains the following coding sequences:
- a CDS encoding type II secretion system protein: MSRKSRGFTLIELLVVIAIIGILAVIVLLALNSARVKARFASGQSSLASAQPAAVMCTDDSFALNAAAPAGNVCADTSATNATWPTAAQWSALTGWGAITVTAVGPDAWSYNAVFNSGGLNKTVTCTVNGCTTT; this comes from the coding sequence ATGTCAAGAAAATCTCGAGGTTTTACTTTAATCGAGTTATTGGTAGTTATTGCCATTATTGGTATTTTGGCCGTAATCGTTTTACTCGCTTTAAACTCGGCTCGTGTTAAAGCCCGTTTTGCTTCCGGTCAGTCTTCCTTAGCTTCGGCTCAACCTGCCGCGGTCATGTGTACTGATGATAGTTTTGCTCTTAACGCCGCCGCTCCTGCTGGAAATGTTTGTGCGGATACATCTGCCACAAACGCCACTTGGCCAACTGCTGCACAGTGGAGTGCCTTAACTGGTTGGGGTGCAATTACTGTTACTGCTGTTGGACCAGATGCGTGGTCATACAATGCTGTTTTTAATTCTGGTGGATTGAATAAAACTGTTACTTGTACTGTCAACGGTTGTACAACAACATAG